In one Thermanaerovibrio velox DSM 12556 genomic region, the following are encoded:
- a CDS encoding citrate lyase holo-[acyl-carrier protein] synthase, translated as MSCLRGRNGKGPSPLEEVLRAREERTDLRRALGLELLDPRRYLAGPLALVQGGLNVPGWPKGLKGGMERLEEALSLALEGLRWQRLAIRQDPLGPFLLAAVERDPMEVKGRCVAAEEGLPWGRLVDLDVFFPLDLSRPIKRHALGSPERRCLMCRRPAKECAQAARHHPEALRRRALLLWGFPEHFLQVFPPELEGQKGTPGAPREA; from the coding sequence ATGAGCTGTCTTCGGGGGAGGAACGGTAAGGGGCCATCACCTCTCGAGGAGGTCTTGAGGGCCCGGGAGGAGAGGACAGATCTCCGGAGGGCCCTGGGCTTGGAGCTGCTCGATCCCCGCCGTTACCTGGCGGGGCCCTTGGCCTTGGTTCAAGGGGGCCTCAACGTCCCCGGGTGGCCAAAGGGGCTTAAAGGTGGGATGGAGCGACTTGAGGAGGCCCTTTCCCTGGCCCTTGAGGGGCTTAGGTGGCAGAGGCTGGCGATCCGCCAGGACCCCTTGGGTCCCTTCCTCTTGGCGGCGGTGGAGCGGGACCCCATGGAGGTTAAGGGCCGGTGTGTGGCGGCGGAGGAGGGTCTTCCCTGGGGGAGGCTCGTGGACCTGGACGTTTTCTTCCCCCTGGATCTTTCAAGGCCCATAAAGAGGCATGCCCTGGGATCCCCGGAGCGCCGGTGCCTCATGTGCCGCAGGCCCGCCAAGGAGTGTGCCCAGGCTGCCCGTCACCACCCGGAGGCTTTACGACGAAGGGCCTTGCTGCTTTGGGGTTTCCCCGAACACTTCCTTCAGGTATTCCCTCCAGAGCTTGAGGGCCAAAAGGGCACACCCGGTGCCCCCCGCGAGGCCTAG